The genomic region TTCGATGCACCTTCGTCTGGTGCTTTGTTTTGCGGTCGGGAAGAAGGTAGATCTTTACGTAGGGATCTGAGGTCCCAGAAAAGTCTTTGGCAGGAAGATCTTGGGCACGGTGGATCTTGACTATGAGCTGCTCCAGATCGCAGTCGTATTTCAAGATGAAATGGAGGCGACCGCAGGTCCCCCCTCGACTACTGCGGTTCTCCTCGCTGTCTAACGAGCGCTGCTTGTACAGCTCCGGTTTAAGTCGGCCAAGACTCATCCCTGTCAGAGAGTCTTGCCTCTGGAACTGGGCTACCATGAAGTCAGGGTTGGACTGGTTCATGTGGCGCCGAATGGAGCTTTGTCTAGAATCATAGAAGAAACATCAAGAACTTCAGGACTAAAAAATGGTTTTGTTGAAAAATTGTGAATTGTTGGACTGTGTTTGAAGGAAGGCTATGAAATGTAACTAACAGGGTCCCAAACTCTAGCTTTCTAGTACCTATTTGAGATCCTCTGCCTTGTGTAATCAATTGCACATCcctttttagaaaatgtattttaattttagtttcTCAGAGGGCTTAGATTGAAGACCTTTTTCTAGGGAGGTTTACAGagttattatattttactaGGAATGTAGTAAAATACTTTCATATACTTATCATTCTATAGGGTTCTCCACATGGTCCTTTAGAGAAAccattatttaatgtacaattGAACAAATATGGTTTCTAGTGGAACCACTCTAAAAAGCTTGGACTATCAACTGCCTtttctatcatttttattttacatttatggcatatgCTCTTATCcataacaacatacagctgagcaattaagggccttgcttaagagcCCAGCATTGGCAGCgcagggatttaaactcatgaccttccaattcaGATTccaaagtcttaaccactgagctgctcccatttttagtttgtttgacTAGAAGAGGGTTCCAAGAAGACTTCCTTTTAGTGTAGACTTTTGCACTGTATAATATCTCTAACACTTAGGGAACCCTTTTAGGATTTCTGTGATACTTTACAgttggttttgtttttcatcaAGACTTTCAAGCAGGACATTTTTGAGCCTCTAATCATGGAACGATCCCACTTTTCCCCATTCTGTAATAACAGTAagatattattaatttatgctCTAATGAACTGACCGGACACAAGTCGAGGACGGATCCGTGATCTGCCTCTGCATGCGACCGCTGCCATAGATGCCATTCTCCCCAGCCTTGCACTCTGCCTCCATAGCAATATCCGGTGACGTGTGGCTGATTTTTAGAGCCGTCTCAGGCACTGGGACAGGGGGAGGAGACCCAGGTGCTGGTGGCGACACAGGAGTCGGAGGCACCGTCATCTCCTTAACCACCGAGCCTCGTGGTTGGTTCCGGCGGTCGAGCGTGGCGTCCACTTCTGTGTAAATGGACTGCGGTTGAAGCGGCGGAGGAGGTGGAAGATGGTGCTCTGTTTGGCCTTCTTTGATTCCAGGAGAGGGTCCTCGTTCGCGCCATGGGATCCAGCATAGCTTCCAGGAGACGAAAAGCGAGACGCCGAACAAGGCCAGTCCACAGGCCGTCACCACCAATGACAGCAGGCTCACGGAGACATCTAGAGCGTCAGAGAGAAAGCGTTTTGGGAATTGGtgatcagaaataaaacctCTCAATGGAGAGGAGCTTGACTGTTTATCATTATTCAAGTACAGAGCAAGGTGTGAAGGGAACTAAATATAATGCTGGTGCAATGTTGCAGAGAaagctttcatttattttcatttccatCCCATTTCAGAGTAATATCTCATTTAGTTTAGAATAAATCCTCAAGCAAGGCAGAAATGAATGCACTAATGTTTGTAAATTTTAGTGAACTGAGCATGATAACACCAGAGATTTTGcgaaaaacacacaggaagtaacAAGAAATGAGGAGTTGAGGTTGATTTCCTTTCAGTGAATTCATAAAGCCTTTCAGGGGCCATCATGTCCTGTGATTACACAGTAATAGGTTCAGATTTTCCACACCTATCTGTAACATGTCATCAGTAATAATTGtgaatacacatttgatatataGTTACACAAAAAGCGGTTGATTATTTTCTCAGAAATTCCACAAACTTGTCTTCtgagaagaaaaatgaagagTTCCTGTGCTGAGAACTCACTGTCCAATCAAAGTacaaattactgtatataaaaggaAAGGAATGCAGGTTTGGGTTTGAATTGTCTTGTCTGGAATGCAGAGGAAGTATGGAATGGAGCCGTTAAGGGTTTAAAATCATGAATAAAGATACCAATTTGttgaaaagtgtgtgagagagagatagtgtcTCCTATGGCATTCTTATGCTAATGAGACCACTCAAGTCTAATAGCTGTTGATAGAGATACGTTTTagctaaacatctaaacatcaccatgcatccattcatccatccatccatccattcatccattcatccatccattcatcactTTTAATCATTATATCATGATTAGTCACATTCAGAGAAGATTTATTTTCAACTATTAAAGAACACTAAGCTTTTTTTCCACTGCATAGGTTTagtcttaaaaaaaagcagaacttTTAGAGAACCCTTATAGAACATGTGTGGTGCCCTACAACATTGGGTTTTCTTTCACCAAGACTTCTGAACAGAACATGATTTAGCTTTTAACCATTGAAAGCACCCTTAAAGAACCCATTCTGTTAAGGAGGTAATAATGCTTCATTATGCTCTAATAAAGTAATTAATTGCCCAGACACAAGTCAAGGATGGATCCATGATCTGATCAATTGCTCAGGTCTAATAGCTTCATTGTTGAACTATTGATGGATATAAGATTGTTGCCGAACCATCtaagcatcatcatcatccatcaaTGTACATCATTATATCATAATTtgtcaaattaaaagaaaatctatTTAGAGCCATCGAATACCATTTTTTTACTGCATAGGTTTAGTCTTAAAAATACCAAACTCTTTAGGGAACCTTGTTGGACTTATTTGCTTCCCTACAACAGTGAGAATCTCTTTCACCAAGACCTCCAAGCAGAACATTCTTTGGCTTCTATGTATTGAAAGAACCCTGGAAGAACCTATTTTGTTAAGGGGTACTAATGCTTCATCATGCTCTAATTAAGTGATCTGATTGTGATTGTGCGGTTGATGGATTTAAGATTGAAGCCATTACTGTGTGTCATTATTACTGTAGTTACACTTAAAGAAGGTTTATTTAAAGCTGTCGAATACCAATATTAATATCTGTCCTTTTCCCCTGCAGCTGTCTTTTAATATTCTATGCATGTAAGTAGAGCATCacttgaatgtgtgtgtgtgtgtgtgtgtgtgtgtgtgtgtgtgtgtgtgtgtgtgtgtgtgagtgtcagtGTACTGATGCGTCTTAACTAGCTCTGACTTTAATTGAATTCAGGACATTAATTAGGTCCTCTCCATGTCTCTCTTCATTAACTTAAAAGAAATGGTGgcatgtttaattaaaaattgaACAAAACCGCTTTAATTATGTGCCCCATGCCTTATCTCGCTCCTGCATCCTGTGGTTAGCGTTATCACTCTTTTTGCAGCTCCAAAtaattgaagtaaaaaaaatgagggCAAAAAAAAGCCTCCTTCCACGTCACTGTTTAAACCGACCACGTTTTTCGATGTCCGTCTGCATTTAAGGGCGACGAGGGAACATGTACTGTTCATGAGACTCCAAGCTTGAGCAGAGTGTACATTAAAGTGTGAGCACGAATCCTGCCATTTCTCGCAGAGGGAGCACTGAGGAGAAGTGAGAAGTCACGACAAAGTCTGTGAAAAATCTGCCTGAAAAACTGAGTCGGAAAAACTCTACTGTAAATACACTCATCTCTGTTTATAGCTATAGctatagcaatattattatgtccactgcttacatccttctgtaaatctctgtgtatagtaataggcatctgtatagcatgttcataatacatttatatatatatatatatatacatctgtatattattgttcatagtacatatatactcatctgtaattatatttatatttatagtacatatatatatacactactctgtatattgtgttttacatatataacatatattcatctgtatacaacatttatagtacatattcatcttttaattactgtttatagtctttattttatttaactgtaaattcatgttaaatctatatatcctgcacttgctgttattgcactctggttagacccaaactgcatttcgttgcattgtacttgtacatgtgtaatgacaataaagttgaatctaatctaatctaatctctgGGTGGCTTTTTAAAACATCCGGAGCTTTAATGCGTTTTGAAATCAGAACAGGACAAACAGGAACATGACATTAGTCAGCggtataaaaaagtttaaacacgATACATGTGCTTTTTTAGGATTAATGACCAAATGATATGAAGAAACATTAAGTATAAATATGAAGGACAGGAGGGATAATGTAAgaaaatgaagaataaaaatgGAGGGATGGATTGAAAAACTTAGAAAAAGGGAAAGACaaaattttgacattttgagcaaaaaaaatcaagcacaATCACTGCATTATTTGTTCTCATTTCAGAACAAAGAAATGACGGAACACAACGTACACGGACcctgaaaacagaaaatgaataaaaggaagaaatgcaaatgaaGCAAACGTGTGAAAAATGGAAATTTAGTAATGAAGAAGCATTAAAGAAAaagagcaacaaaaaaaaaaaaaaaaagaaagaattaaaccATGAATTAAACCAACACCACAGGTCACGTGACTGCATGTCACATGATCCAATCTGAAACAGCAACCCGATCATGTGACCTATGCTGTCACGTGACCTGTAGTGTTGGtttaataaatcagtgtttcattCATCATCCCAGAGGCATCATcatcctcagtgtgtgtgtgtgtgtgtgtgctcgagcatgtgtgtgaatgtgaaaatGGCTATCAAGCAACCGATTACTCGCTGTGCAGACCACATTATGGATTCTGCACCGTGATTGGTCAGTGGGTGTTCATTTAAttctctataacagcagctctgacagtagcgCAGCAGCAtatcacacatttatacacatgaaTGCACTGATGCGGTTGTGTTTCTATCAGAACAACTGATTAACAGGGTCTCATAGAGGGAACGGAAATGGAAAAATTATTTATGGACGGAAtgtccagtgtcagtgcttcgAAACAACATAGGGAAAACTGCAGGATTGAGCCTCAGGGACGAGAAAAATAcagctgtgtgtaaataaaaataaaaaataaaatcaagcaaCTAATGTAAATAACAGTTGCTTTACTTTGCTAATGTGttttaagttaaataaaaatactattaATAATTCTATAGTGGGATTTTTTTCGAACCTGTGAATCTGTATCCTAACATTAGACATCAtcaatatataatgaaatatttcgATAAAAATATGTTGGATTTCATGCAATAAAACGTCACGGCGCAGTGACGGAGATCAAACCGGCACTTATTCCCAGAGTTCAGCTggtggaaaataaatgttttgcttttcgCTTAGACTTAATATTGTGATTATTTAATGACCGGGTAGCATGAATAGTGAAATCTCCAGCAGAGTCACTCCTCCCTCAGGACCAGCTGCAGGAGAAAACCCTCggggcaaaaaaaacaacaaatcaaatcTACTGTTAAACAAATCGACTTTATGTTAAATCTATTAACAATATAAAGTCATTGTGTTGCAACAAGGAGATAATTAAAACTTTcagcattattaaaaaaaaagaaatgcaatcaaactacattttaataaatatataattgtaaataaattagattttgtttattttttgtgtttttttttttttaacatgaaatgctaatgctaattgCTGCTTTATCCACAGTAAAACCAGCTTCCAATTTGGTGTGTTTGGTGTGACCTTCCTGTTCCATATTTATTCTCCAttttctgttctaataacctccactcttctgggaatttgttccactagattttgtggagcttTATTGTCCAATAGGGTTGGAGAGAACCTTCATAAGAAACCTTTAAAACTTTTTCAACTTTGTGGTTATAGTTTGTGGTACGAACCACATAAGACTAACTATCTAGAAATGAATGACCAGGATTAAATGATGATCATGGATAATATCATGGATGTAGCTAGCAAGTGTAAAGAACAGGCCCAGGTCTCCTGcccattgcaaaaaaaaaaaaaaaacgtttatcTGTATTGGTTTAGAACACACTatgtgtttaatttaaattatgatttatcgcattaataaaatgtacGTATTTGCACAATATGTGGTCACATGCTTTGTGGACCAAATAAAAAGATACCGTGATGACAAATAGATTCTACTTTGTCACAAAAACCTCGTGACTATAGAAAATCTGGAACAGTTCCTCAGACAGAACCTCTGGGAGACTCTAAACGTCTGGAAATATGTCTGCATGATCCCAGAACAGTCCTTCCCCATGCTAATGGATTGAGGTATTGAAGGTGTCGATTGTGGTATTGAGTGTTGCATTGAATGTGAATCACCTGCTTTACCACCAAAGATGCGTAGATTCGTGGAGATGAGTGACAATTGTATTTATGCAAAGCaaagaggtggagatatgcaaaTAGAGGGTTTGTCCGAAGGTAGAATATAGAGTATAGAACATCACGTTATGTTGTAGTGAAATTCTTTCCACAGAACTAAAACTCACAAACACTGTTCTAGTATGCCAATGCTTATGTGCAGAACAAAACAAGAAGACATGGTGCTGGTGTCCTCTACACATCACAAGCCTCCCTTTTTAATCCAAGACAAAAGAAATTCATCTAGCGTTACCTCTACAGTGTATAACTTCTACAGTAtctggagactcctttaatAAAAGTTACACAATCAGAAAGTTTCTTCATAAGCAGCAATGCTTGAttttatgaaattaaataaataaataattatactgtatacaattatttattaattttattttttttctggaacaCAATTTGATGCTGATTTATAACAAATGCAaaggaatgcaaaaaaaaaataatctggaaaaaaaatttaatttgacaAATAGAGCATTTATACAGCTTTCCCAgagattattacattttatgaaCTACTGATATTGTTGCCTTTTTTTAACCCCCAAACATCTAAAATCTGCCTgaaaaaatgcatatttgaCATTGGTTCAAACATCTAGgccattttttattcatgttttgtgCTGCACATAATATATTCCTAGGTCTGATGTATTAAAGGTACAGTGGTACCAGGATGTAACCCCTGAGGGCTCCACCTTAGAATTAGGCAGTATGTAGGGCAGGTCGAGATGTACATGTACCCCGTGCACCAGGCTCAGTGCCGTGCGCTACAGGTGGTCCCCCCACCCGCTTCTCCCTCCATCTGCAGAACATCTGAAATTCAACAAGTCATTACGCAAACGATGATATCCAGGAGAACATCTCACCTGAGTCGGAGTACCTCGGTCTGGCCAGATCCCGGAAATAGTAAATGAAATCCAGGCAGTTCTCGTTCTGCACCTCCCCTTTAGAGCAGAGATCCGAGAGGAGCTCCAGCGCTTTCTGGCAAATCTCGGCCTCCCTGTCCACGGGCATTGCCCACCAGCATCCTCGTGAGTGAAAAGGCGCGATCCACGGCACCGatccaccctctctctctctctctctctctctctctctctctctctctctctcgctaccTCTCTCTCCTGTATATCTCTATCTCTCAGCTGTACGCACCCTTTTTTCCCCAATGATgcgtaaaaagaaataaaatgctttagtTCATGAATTGAAGCATCAAATCCCAAATATGCATTCGCGTTTTCGCCTTTCTACGGTTTATACCCAAACTGTAtgttgtcttttctttctttgcttgtttctttctttcttttcttacgAGGTGTCACAGTGCCCGAGGTCCGAACAGGTGCCACCGGTTGAATCCGTGCGCGCAAGACGCCTCCTGTGTCGCTGTCCACGCGCACCggggtgctgagagagagagagagagagagagagagagagagagagagagagagagagagagatcgcgaaataaagaaaggaagagaagaatGAATATGGGAGGCCGTTTGGGTCGAAACACGACGAAACGCATGCGCACGGGCTCTTTTCCGTACACTCCGCAATTAAACACTTTCTCGCGCGTTTGCACGCATGCATCTCGATCAACGCACTTTTGGCAAAGCGTACAAATGTTTGCATAagctataaaaacaaacaaacaaaaaaacattcctgtatctgcacatttaattttgttcatttgttttaatcACCTGCAACCTGCAAATCACGTTCCTGTTGCAGCTCGTTTGCATGCCAGGACGCCCATAAAAATGCCATAAAAGGTAAAAGG from Silurus meridionalis isolate SWU-2019-XX chromosome 13, ASM1480568v1, whole genome shotgun sequence harbors:
- the syt9a gene encoding synaptotagmin-9, encoding MPVDREAEICQKALELLSDLCSKGEVQNENCLDFIYYFRDLARPRYSDSDVSVSLLSLVVTACGLALFGVSLFVSWKLCWIPWRERGPSPGIKEGQTEHHLPPPPPLQPQSIYTEVDATLDRRNQPRGSVVKEMTVPPTPVSPPAPGSPPPVPVPETALKISHTSPDIAMEAECKAGENGIYGSGRMQRQITDPSSTCVRQSSIRRHMNQSNPDFMVAQFQRQDSLTGMSLGRLKPELYKQRSLDSEENRSSRGGTCGRLHFILKYDCDLEQLIVKIHRAQDLPAKDFSGTSDPYVKIYLLPDRKTKHQTKVHRKTLNPVFDEVFLFPVAYAELPTRKLHFTVYDFDRFSRHDIIGQVVVDNFLDLVDFPRETKLCREIQFVSSDNVDLGDLMFSLCYLPTAGRLTITVIKARNLKAMDITGASDPYVKVSLMCEGRRLKKRKTSTKRNTLNPVYNEAIVFDVPPENIDQISLLIAVMDYDRVGHNEIIGVCRVGNDGESLGRDHWNEMLTYPRKPIARWHPLMEYQGSGGGSQTGSCNSLKTPPSP